The nucleotide sequence GTGAATTCGCCACCGTCTTACCGTCCAGTCCATCTTCTCCTGACTCCGAGCGCAGAAACAATCTCCATGCGTTGTGCTTCTCCTCGTCCTCCCTCACACCCCGGAGTCCGTGTACATGCCGTTGATCAGGTAGTCCACCTGCGTGTAGTCCTTCCTCCTGTAGCTCTCATAGGCCTGTGTGACGAAAACGCCCACCGTGACCAAAAAGAAGAGCAGGCCGAAGAGCAGCACGGCCAGTAAGGACGCCGTATCCACCAGCTGCCTCGTCAGAGCAGCCCCTGCGACATCTACCACGGCGACCCTTGTTCCCGTGGTGACCTGCTCCTTGGGATTGGCGGTAGGACTGGCACTGG is from Plectropomus leopardus isolate mb unplaced genomic scaffold, YSFRI_Pleo_2.0 unplaced_scaffold26847, whole genome shotgun sequence and encodes:
- the wu:fa25f02 gene encoding uncharacterized protein C11orf24 homolog, which translates into the protein MPPPPPPAVATPQPNVPSTGIPPVQTSAPRGPVTSASPTANPKEQVTTGTRVAVVDVAGAALTRQLVDTASLLAVLLFGLLFFLVTVGVFVTQAYESYRRKDYTQVDYLINGMYTDSGV